A genomic stretch from Georgenia muralis includes:
- a CDS encoding response regulator transcription factor: MTNVLLVEDDPAIAEPLARALGREGYDVRPHGTGQAAIDDLPNGVDLVVLDLGLPDMDGLDVARHIRNQGLTLPILVLTARADEVDLVVGLDAGADDYVTKPFRLAELLARVRALLRRAGGDVTEEDELVAQDVRVDVAAHRAFRGTREMHLTAKEFELLRVLVRDAGSVVGRETLMREVWGTDPTGSTKTLDMHVSWLRRKLGDDANDPKYITTVRGMGFRFETSGS, translated from the coding sequence GTGACTAACGTGCTGCTGGTAGAGGACGACCCGGCGATCGCCGAGCCGCTGGCCCGGGCGCTCGGGCGGGAGGGGTACGACGTCCGTCCCCACGGCACCGGCCAGGCCGCGATCGACGACCTGCCCAACGGCGTCGACCTCGTCGTCCTCGACCTCGGCCTGCCGGACATGGACGGCCTCGACGTCGCCCGCCACATCCGCAACCAGGGCCTGACCCTGCCGATCCTCGTCCTCACCGCCCGGGCCGACGAGGTCGACCTCGTCGTGGGCCTGGACGCCGGTGCCGACGACTACGTGACCAAGCCCTTCCGCCTGGCCGAGCTCCTCGCACGCGTGCGGGCGCTGCTGCGCCGCGCCGGCGGGGACGTCACCGAGGAGGACGAGCTCGTCGCCCAGGACGTGCGGGTCGACGTCGCCGCCCACCGCGCCTTCCGCGGTACGCGCGAGATGCACCTCACGGCCAAGGAGTTCGAGCTGCTGCGCGTCCTCGTGCGCGACGCCGGCTCGGTCGTGGGCCGCGAGACCCTCATGCGCGAGGTGTGGGGGACCGACCCGACCGGCTCGACGAAGACCCTGGACATGCACGTGTCCTGGCTGCGCCGCAAGCTCGGTGACGACGCCAACGACCCGAAGTACATCACCACCGTGCGCGGGATGGGCTTCCGGTTCGAGACGTCCGGGAGCTAG
- a CDS encoding adenylate/guanylate cyclase domain-containing protein: MTTEPGTSGAPDAVPDRTDDIGEARSNSAPSSTVAEHLDQLLGGPARYTIIELAQRAGVSVDLARTFWKAMAFPNVQDDVVLFGDGDVAALQEMASLVDDGRLDMTAVISLLRAQSHMTDRLVLWQTEALIEHAARTLDLDDVSARLVVLDKLPGIVDVLQTQLNYAWRRQLGALMVRTEAEVAEMRQPDTDPFHLPLQRALGFVDMVAYTRRSTELGSRALADLVQTFEYTSRDVITTHGARVVKTIGDAILYVADDLPTAAEVTVDLVEALHAKENMLPVRAAVVWGGVLSRNGDVFGPTVNLASRLVDVAPPGAILMDPDTARAMSLTPVARRYTMVPRDVADLQGLGQVMPYELRRVPG, encoded by the coding sequence GTGACGACCGAGCCAGGGACGAGCGGCGCGCCCGACGCCGTCCCGGACCGGACGGACGACATCGGCGAGGCGCGCTCGAACAGCGCGCCGTCCTCCACGGTGGCCGAGCACCTCGACCAGCTCCTCGGCGGCCCCGCCCGGTACACGATCATCGAGCTGGCGCAGCGGGCCGGGGTGTCGGTCGATCTCGCCCGGACCTTCTGGAAGGCGATGGCGTTCCCCAACGTGCAGGACGACGTCGTCCTCTTCGGTGACGGCGACGTCGCCGCCCTGCAGGAGATGGCCTCGCTCGTCGACGACGGCCGCCTGGACATGACGGCCGTCATCTCGCTCCTGCGGGCGCAGTCGCACATGACCGACCGGCTCGTGCTCTGGCAGACCGAGGCCCTCATCGAGCACGCCGCGCGCACCCTCGACCTCGACGACGTCTCGGCGCGGCTCGTCGTGCTCGACAAGCTGCCCGGCATCGTCGACGTCCTCCAGACCCAGCTCAACTACGCCTGGCGCCGCCAGCTCGGTGCCCTCATGGTGCGCACCGAGGCCGAGGTGGCGGAGATGCGCCAGCCGGACACCGACCCCTTCCACCTGCCGCTCCAGCGCGCCCTGGGGTTCGTGGACATGGTCGCCTACACCCGCCGGTCGACCGAGCTGGGCTCCCGCGCGCTCGCCGACCTCGTCCAGACCTTCGAGTACACCTCCCGCGACGTCATCACCACGCACGGCGCCCGCGTGGTCAAGACCATCGGTGACGCCATCCTCTACGTCGCCGACGACCTGCCGACGGCGGCGGAGGTGACCGTCGACCTCGTCGAGGCCCTGCACGCGAAGGAGAACATGCTGCCCGTGCGGGCGGCCGTGGTGTGGGGCGGGGTGCTCTCGCGCAACGGCGACGTCTTCGGCCCCACGGTCAACCTCGCCTCGCGCCTGGTCGACGTCGCCCCGCCCGGCGCGATCCTCATGGACCCGGACACGGCCCGGGCGATGTCGCTCACCCCTGTCGCGCGCCGGTACACCATGGTCCCCCGCGACGTCGCCGACCTGCAGGGGCTGGGCCAGGTCATGCCCTACGAGCTGCGTCGGGTCCCCGGCTGA
- a CDS encoding biotin--[acetyl-CoA-carboxylase] ligase encodes MGAMDDGAAPFSRTVRVARTGSTSTDLREAAAREPGRWPHLSVLVADAQDAGRGRAGRSWDTPPGQALTASVLVRPRVPAQDLAWVTLLTGLAVLRAVEDVLTGAGGGAAARRRVALKWPNDVVMVDAGEEDLPGWGRDRKVAGILTEVVPGQPPAVVLGIGVNVAEERSGLPVGWATSLRLEGAAATPQHVLAAVGRHLVALLDRWETAGGDTGALTGEVAERCATLGQEVAVDLPGGERLEGTATSLGADGALLVRTEDGREVAVRAGDVSHVRRR; translated from the coding sequence ATGGGGGCCATGGACGACGGCGCCGCCCCCTTCTCCCGGACCGTGCGCGTCGCGCGCACCGGCTCGACCAGCACCGACCTGCGCGAGGCCGCCGCCCGCGAGCCCGGACGGTGGCCGCACCTGTCGGTGCTCGTGGCCGACGCCCAGGACGCGGGCCGGGGCCGCGCGGGGCGGTCCTGGGACACGCCCCCCGGCCAGGCGCTGACCGCCTCGGTCCTCGTGCGTCCGCGCGTGCCCGCCCAGGACCTCGCCTGGGTCACGCTCCTCACCGGCCTGGCGGTCCTCCGGGCGGTGGAGGACGTCCTGACGGGCGCTGGCGGCGGCGCTGCGGCACGGCGCCGGGTGGCGCTCAAGTGGCCCAACGACGTCGTGATGGTCGACGCAGGCGAGGAGGACCTGCCGGGCTGGGGCCGGGACCGCAAGGTGGCCGGCATCCTGACTGAGGTCGTGCCCGGGCAGCCACCCGCCGTCGTCCTGGGGATCGGCGTCAACGTCGCGGAGGAGCGGTCGGGGCTGCCCGTCGGCTGGGCGACGTCGCTGCGGCTCGAGGGCGCCGCGGCGACGCCGCAGCACGTCCTCGCCGCGGTGGGCCGGCACCTCGTCGCCCTCCTCGACCGCTGGGAGACGGCCGGCGGGGACACCGGCGCCCTCACCGGCGAGGTCGCCGAGCGCTGCGCCACGCTCGGGCAGGAGGTCGCCGTCGACCTGCCGGGCGGGGAACGGCTCGAGGGCACCGCGACCTCGCTCGGCGCCGACGGGGCGCTCCTCGTCCGCACCGAGGATGGCCGGGAGGTGGCCGTGCGCGCCGGGGACGTCAGCCACGTCCGACGTCGCTGA